In one window of Halomarina pelagica DNA:
- a CDS encoding signal peptidase I, which yields MRRRLRAVRDELGDRPDLPGRRRIGRALGALVLVAAVAPFVVHAVPALVGADESYVVLSGSMEPAIGTGDSVLVRRVDPGAIEEGDVVTFGEPPGEPTTHRVIEVVETDGGPAFRTQGDANAAPDGELVTPSEIRGKVVHVLPLIGYVLWYGGTPLGLALLVGAPVALLVGGEVRSVLRSGRANRAGRTDGSATPDAGDEPDAGPSNADGAAVESGDDAIAVTRFDLRATLVVLVALAAYSAAVAVLHRSFWSVGVAVAAGGTALFLGAVWYAAPSAEPDATTDDGPSDPAAIPDGGEPE from the coding sequence GTGAGGCGTAGGCTGCGGGCGGTCCGCGACGAACTCGGCGACCGCCCCGACCTCCCCGGCCGCCGACGGATCGGCCGCGCGCTCGGCGCGCTCGTCCTCGTCGCCGCCGTCGCGCCGTTCGTCGTCCACGCGGTCCCCGCGCTCGTCGGGGCGGACGAGAGTTACGTCGTCCTCTCGGGGAGCATGGAACCCGCCATCGGCACGGGCGACTCCGTCCTCGTCCGTCGCGTCGATCCCGGCGCGATCGAGGAGGGCGACGTCGTCACCTTCGGGGAGCCTCCCGGCGAGCCGACGACCCACCGCGTGATCGAGGTCGTCGAGACCGACGGGGGACCGGCGTTCCGTACGCAGGGCGACGCGAACGCCGCGCCCGACGGCGAACTCGTCACCCCGTCGGAGATCCGCGGGAAGGTCGTCCACGTCCTCCCGCTGATCGGCTACGTCCTCTGGTACGGCGGGACGCCCCTCGGGCTGGCGCTGCTCGTCGGTGCGCCCGTGGCGCTGCTCGTCGGCGGGGAGGTGCGGAGCGTACTCCGATCGGGTCGGGCGAACCGGGCGGGACGGACGGACGGGTCCGCGACCCCGGACGCCGGGGACGAACCGGACGCCGGGCCCTCGAACGCGGACGGTGCGGCGGTCGAGTCGGGGGACGACGCGATCGCCGTCACGCGGTTCGACCTCCGGGCGACGCTCGTCGTCCTGGTCGCCCTCGCGGCGTACAGCGCGGCGGTCGCGGTCCTGCACCGGAGCTTCTGGTCGGTGGGCGTGGCCGTCGCCGCCGGGGGGACGGCCCTGTTCCTCGGGGCGGTGTGGTACGCCGCGCCGTCGGCGGAGCCGGACGCGACGACCGACGACGGGCCGTCGGACCCCGCGGCGATACCCGACGGGGGTGAGCCGGAGTGA